One Dysosmobacter welbionis DNA segment encodes these proteins:
- a CDS encoding AAA family ATPase: MRILELELQHFRNYSGQRVSFDPDCNVIFGENAQGKTNLLEAIVYLSCGKSPGPGRTGR, from the coding sequence ATGCGGATTCTTGAGCTGGAGCTGCAGCATTTCCGCAACTACTCCGGCCAGCGGGTATCCTTTGACCCGGACTGCAATGTGATCTTTGGGGAGAACGCCCAGGGCAAGACCAATCTGCTGGAGGCCATCGTCTACCTCTCCTGCGGGAAATCCCCCGGGCCAGGACGGACCGGGAGATGA
- the gyrA gene encoding DNA gyrase subunit A yields the protein MSKKPQYDPEEIRYPEQKIVESPLVPEMEKSYIEYAMSVIVGRALPDVRDGLKPVHRRILYAMYEDGLTVDKPFKKSATCVGDVLGRYHPHGDASVYDALVRLAQDFSMRYPLVDGHGNFGSVDGDPPAAYRYTEARMSRLSDEMLRDIEKDTVDWDPNFDETRKEPRVLPSRFPNLLVNGSSGIAVGMATNIPPHNLREVIGACICVLDNPEAQLSDLMQYVKGPDFPTRGIIMGRSGIRQAYATGRGRVVIRARHEFEEFGKDRTRIVITEIPYQVNKRMLIKSMADQVEDKRLDGISDIRDESDRDGMRIVIELKRDANPQVVLNRLFAQTQLQTSFAINMLALVNNQSQPKILSLRHIIDEYLAFQEEVIIRRTKYDLRKAQERAHLLEGLLVAQDNIDEVIKIIRSSYDNAKENLMSRFGLDDVQAQAILDMRLKALQGLDREKLEAEYKELEEKIAYFNQLLSSDELLRKVLKEELQAISDKFGDDRVTEIQDVEDEIDIEDLIEEEQCVFTLTQAGYIKRTPASEYTAQSKGGMGKKGITTREEDYVVDVFTASTHDYILFFTDTGKVYRKKGYQIPESGKAAKGTNIVNILQVEQGERIQAMIHTRSIEDDGRFLFMVTRNGTVKRLPANTLKNLRNNGIRALRMEEGDQLIAVRETDGSQKILIATHDGMAVCFDENDVRPMGRDAVGVRGIRLRQGDYVVGAARAKVNHAVLAITENGYGKQTPVEDYRITNRGGLGIKNYMVTDKTGPVVGIKVVDGTEDLLLVTQAGILIRTPVDSIRTAGRATQGVIVMRFKEEGDHVISLALTDHEEGSAEAEE from the coding sequence ATGAGCAAAAAGCCCCAATACGATCCTGAGGAGATCCGGTACCCCGAACAGAAGATCGTGGAGTCACCGCTGGTCCCCGAGATGGAGAAATCCTACATTGAGTACGCCATGAGCGTCATCGTGGGCCGGGCTCTCCCTGACGTGCGGGATGGCCTGAAGCCCGTCCATCGCCGGATCCTCTACGCCATGTACGAGGATGGCCTCACGGTGGACAAACCCTTCAAAAAGTCCGCCACCTGCGTGGGCGACGTGCTGGGCCGGTACCATCCCCACGGCGATGCCAGCGTCTATGACGCTCTGGTCCGCCTGGCTCAGGATTTCTCCATGCGCTATCCCCTGGTGGACGGCCACGGCAACTTCGGGTCCGTGGATGGCGATCCCCCGGCGGCCTACCGGTACACGGAGGCCCGGATGTCCCGGCTCTCCGACGAGATGCTGCGGGACATTGAAAAGGACACTGTGGACTGGGACCCCAACTTCGACGAGACCCGCAAGGAGCCCCGTGTCCTGCCCTCCCGGTTTCCCAATCTGCTGGTGAACGGCTCCAGCGGCATCGCGGTGGGCATGGCCACCAATATCCCGCCCCACAACCTGCGGGAGGTGATCGGCGCCTGCATCTGCGTGCTGGACAATCCGGAGGCTCAGCTCAGTGATCTGATGCAGTACGTCAAGGGGCCGGACTTCCCCACCCGGGGCATCATCATGGGTCGCAGCGGCATCCGGCAGGCCTATGCCACCGGCCGGGGCCGGGTGGTGATCCGGGCCCGGCATGAGTTTGAGGAGTTCGGCAAGGACCGCACGCGCATTGTCATCACCGAGATCCCCTACCAGGTCAACAAGCGTATGCTCATCAAGAGCATGGCCGACCAGGTGGAAGACAAGCGTCTGGACGGCATCTCCGACATCCGGGACGAGTCCGACCGGGACGGAATGCGCATCGTCATCGAGCTGAAGCGGGACGCCAATCCCCAGGTGGTGCTGAACCGCCTGTTCGCCCAGACCCAGCTGCAGACCAGCTTTGCCATCAACATGCTGGCCCTGGTGAATAACCAGTCTCAGCCCAAGATCCTCTCCCTGCGCCACATCATTGACGAGTATCTGGCCTTCCAGGAGGAGGTCATTATCCGCCGCACCAAGTACGACCTGCGCAAGGCCCAGGAGCGGGCCCACCTGCTGGAGGGTCTGCTGGTGGCTCAGGACAACATCGACGAGGTTATCAAAATCATCCGCAGCAGCTACGACAACGCCAAGGAGAACCTGATGTCCCGCTTCGGTCTGGACGATGTCCAGGCCCAGGCCATTCTGGATATGCGGCTGAAAGCCCTTCAGGGCCTGGACCGGGAGAAGCTGGAGGCGGAGTACAAGGAGCTGGAGGAAAAGATCGCCTACTTCAACCAGCTGCTCTCCTCCGACGAGCTGCTGCGCAAGGTGCTGAAGGAGGAGCTCCAGGCCATCTCCGACAAATTCGGCGATGACCGGGTCACGGAGATCCAGGATGTGGAGGATGAGATCGACATCGAGGACCTGATCGAGGAGGAGCAGTGTGTCTTCACCCTGACCCAGGCGGGCTACATCAAGCGGACACCTGCCAGCGAGTACACCGCCCAGTCCAAGGGCGGCATGGGCAAGAAGGGCATCACCACCCGGGAGGAGGACTACGTGGTGGATGTGTTTACTGCCTCCACCCACGACTATATCCTCTTCTTCACCGACACCGGCAAGGTCTACCGGAAGAAGGGGTATCAAATCCCCGAGTCCGGCAAGGCTGCCAAGGGGACCAACATCGTCAACATCCTTCAGGTGGAGCAGGGCGAGCGGATCCAAGCCATGATCCATACCCGGTCCATTGAGGACGACGGCCGCTTCCTCTTCATGGTTACCCGGAACGGCACGGTGAAGCGCCTGCCGGCCAATACTCTGAAGAATCTGCGGAATAACGGCATCCGTGCCCTGCGGATGGAGGAGGGTGACCAGCTGATCGCTGTCCGGGAGACTGACGGCAGCCAGAAGATCCTCATCGCCACCCATGACGGTATGGCAGTCTGCTTTGACGAGAACGATGTGCGGCCCATGGGCCGGGACGCCGTGGGTGTGCGGGGTATCCGCCTGCGCCAGGGCGATTACGTGGTGGGCGCCGCCCGTGCCAAGGTCAATCATGCGGTGCTGGCCATCACGGAAAACGGCTACGGCAAGCAGACGCCGGTGGAGGACTATCGGATCACCAACCGGGGCGGCCTCGGCATCAAGAACTACATGGTGACGGACAAGACCGGCCCCGTGGTGGGCATCAAGGTGGTGGACGGCACGGAGGACCTGTTGTTGGTGACCCAGGCAGGCATCCTGATCCGCACCCCGGTGGACAGCATCCGCACCGCGGGCCGGGCCACTCAGGGCGTCATCGTCATGCGGTTCAAGGAGGAGGGGGATCACGTGATCTCCCTGGCGCTCACAGACCATGAGGAGGGCAGCGCCGAGGCCGAGGAATAA
- the remB gene encoding extracellular matrix regulator RemB — protein sequence MYLHIGQNEILPDRRVIGIFDLDKCSYGKRTREYLAAAEKEGVVLDVSGEIPKSFVVCDHPYHRQIVYLSQLNSTTLQKRAESGNLE from the coding sequence ATGTACCTCCACATCGGCCAAAACGAAATTCTTCCCGACCGCCGGGTCATCGGCATCTTTGATCTGGACAAATGCAGTTACGGCAAGCGGACCCGGGAGTATCTGGCGGCCGCGGAGAAAGAGGGCGTGGTGCTGGACGTGTCCGGCGAGATCCCCAAGTCCTTCGTGGTGTGCGATCACCCCTATCACCGGCAGATCGTGTACCTCAGCCAGCTGAATTCCACCACCCTCCAGAAGCGGGCGGAGAGCGGAAACCTGGAATGA
- the rnhA gene encoding ribonuclease HI — MKTVTIYTDGACSGNPGPGGWGAILMYGPHSRELSGGEAATTNNRMELTAVIQALSLLKEPCIVDLWSDSKYVIDGLEKGWAKGWKARGWKKADKKPALNPDLWDRLLSLTEVHSIRYHWVKGHAENAYNNRCDELAVAESQKYK; from the coding sequence ATGAAAACAGTCACCATCTACACCGACGGCGCCTGCTCCGGCAATCCGGGCCCCGGCGGCTGGGGCGCGATTTTGATGTACGGCCCCCACAGCCGGGAGCTCTCCGGCGGAGAGGCCGCCACCACCAACAACCGCATGGAGCTCACCGCCGTGATCCAAGCACTGTCCCTGCTGAAGGAGCCCTGCATCGTGGACCTCTGGTCCGATTCCAAATATGTGATCGATGGGCTGGAGAAGGGCTGGGCCAAAGGCTGGAAGGCTAGGGGCTGGAAAAAAGCTGACAAGAAGCCCGCCCTGAATCCGGATCTCTGGGACAGGCTGCTGTCCCTGACAGAGGTTCATTCCATCCGTTACCATTGGGTCAAGGGCCACGCGGAGAATGCGTACAACAACCGCTGTGATGAGCTGGCGGTGGCGGAGAGCCAGAAATACAAGTAG
- a CDS encoding RNA-binding S4 domain-containing protein has translation METITIHTEFIKLQDLLKFANLVSSGGEAKERIQGGEVTVNGEICTMRGKKIRPGDDVAFQGAHYTVAYADS, from the coding sequence ATGGAGACGATCACGATTCACACGGAGTTCATCAAGCTCCAGGACCTGCTGAAATTCGCCAATCTGGTGTCCTCCGGCGGCGAGGCAAAGGAGCGGATCCAGGGCGGCGAGGTCACCGTCAACGGCGAGATCTGCACCATGCGGGGCAAAAAGATCCGCCCCGGAGACGATGTGGCCTTCCAGGGCGCCCATTACACGGTGGCCTATGCGGATTCTTGA
- the gyrB gene encoding DNA topoisomerase (ATP-hydrolyzing) subunit B — protein MAENELLNSTAVDTANEYDASEIQVLEGLEAVRKRPGMYIGSTSTSGLHHLVYEIVDNAIDEALAGYCTDILVRINEGDTITVVDNGRGIPVDIQAQTGKPALEVVYTVLHAGGKFGGGGYKVSGGLHGVGASVVNALSEWLTVQVHRDGHIYEMKFSRGNVTQPMTIVGDTDHTGTTVTFKPDPEMFEDTEYNYDTLHTRMREEAFLNAGLRIRTVDARPGREQEDNMCFEGGIREFVTWLNKSKDVLHNDVIYMSGAREDSVAEVAMQYNDGYNETILSFANNVHTPEGGMHEEGFKRALTNVLNAYGRKIKLLKDDEKVSGEDCREGLTCVISVKLTEAQFEGQTKSKLGNSEIRTLVNNIVSEKLEIFLEENPQVGRMILDKALTANRAREAAKKARESIRRKTALGGAAMPDKLRDCNENNPELTELYIVEGDSAGGSATQGRDSRFQAILPLWGKMLNVEKARADKVYGNDKLQPVITALGAGIGDEFDLNRLRYHKVIIMADADVDGAHIRTLLLTFFFRFMRPLIEEGYVYSAVPPLYKLTRGKTTRVAFDDIQREKIAAEMRGDNPNAKIDISRFKGLGEMNPHELWETTMDPTTRTLRRITLDDAVAADETFTILMGEKVEPRKEFIERNAQYAVNLDY, from the coding sequence ATGGCAGAAAATGAACTGTTGAACTCCACTGCGGTGGACACGGCCAACGAGTACGACGCATCGGAAATTCAGGTGCTGGAAGGCCTGGAAGCCGTCCGGAAGCGGCCCGGCATGTATATCGGCTCCACGTCCACCTCCGGCCTGCACCATCTGGTCTATGAGATCGTGGACAACGCCATCGACGAGGCACTGGCCGGCTACTGCACCGACATCCTGGTGCGAATCAACGAGGGGGACACCATCACCGTGGTGGACAATGGCCGTGGCATCCCCGTGGACATCCAGGCCCAGACCGGCAAGCCCGCCCTGGAGGTAGTGTACACCGTCCTCCACGCCGGCGGCAAGTTCGGCGGTGGGGGCTACAAGGTCTCCGGCGGTCTCCACGGCGTGGGCGCCAGTGTGGTGAACGCCCTTTCCGAATGGCTGACGGTCCAGGTCCACCGGGACGGACATATCTATGAGATGAAGTTCTCCAGGGGCAATGTGACCCAGCCCATGACCATTGTGGGAGATACAGACCACACCGGCACCACTGTCACCTTCAAGCCGGACCCGGAGATGTTCGAGGATACGGAGTACAATTACGATACCCTCCACACCCGGATGCGGGAGGAGGCGTTCCTGAACGCTGGCCTGCGCATCCGCACTGTGGACGCCCGCCCCGGACGGGAGCAGGAGGACAACATGTGCTTCGAGGGCGGCATCCGGGAGTTTGTTACCTGGCTGAACAAGAGCAAGGATGTGCTTCACAACGACGTGATTTACATGTCCGGAGCCCGAGAGGACTCCGTGGCGGAAGTGGCCATGCAGTATAACGACGGCTACAACGAGACGATCCTCTCCTTCGCCAACAACGTCCACACGCCGGAGGGCGGCATGCACGAGGAGGGCTTCAAGCGGGCTCTCACCAATGTGCTGAACGCCTACGGCCGGAAGATCAAGCTGCTGAAGGACGACGAGAAGGTCTCCGGCGAGGACTGCCGGGAGGGCCTCACCTGCGTCATTTCCGTCAAGCTGACAGAGGCCCAGTTTGAGGGCCAGACCAAGTCGAAGTTGGGCAACAGTGAGATCCGGACCCTGGTGAATAACATCGTCTCCGAAAAGCTGGAGATCTTCCTGGAGGAGAACCCCCAGGTGGGCCGGATGATCCTGGATAAGGCTCTCACTGCCAATCGGGCGAGAGAGGCCGCCAAAAAGGCCCGGGAATCCATCCGCCGCAAGACGGCTCTCGGCGGCGCCGCCATGCCGGATAAGCTGCGGGACTGCAATGAGAACAATCCGGAGCTGACGGAGCTCTATATCGTCGAGGGAGACTCCGCAGGCGGCTCCGCCACCCAGGGGCGGGATTCCCGGTTCCAGGCCATTCTCCCCCTGTGGGGCAAGATGCTGAACGTGGAGAAGGCCCGGGCAGACAAGGTCTACGGCAACGACAAGCTCCAGCCCGTCATCACGGCCCTGGGCGCGGGCATCGGGGATGAGTTCGATCTGAACAGGCTCCGGTATCACAAGGTCATCATCATGGCCGATGCCGATGTGGACGGCGCCCATATCCGTACTCTGCTGCTGACCTTCTTCTTCCGCTTCATGCGGCCCCTGATCGAGGAGGGCTATGTCTACTCCGCCGTTCCGCCCCTGTATAAGCTGACCCGTGGCAAGACCACCCGAGTGGCCTTTGACGACATCCAGCGGGAGAAGATCGCCGCCGAGATGCGGGGCGACAACCCCAACGCCAAGATCGACATCTCCCGGTTCAAGGGCCTGGGTGAGATGAACCCCCATGAGCTGTGGGAGACCACCATGGACCCCACCACCCGGACGCTCCGGCGTATCACGCTGGATGACGCCGTGGCCGCGGACGAGACCTTTACCATCCTGATGGGCGAGAAGGTGGAGCCCCGGAAGGAATTTATCGAGCGCAACGCCCAATACGCGGTCAATCTTGACTATTGA
- the recF gene encoding DNA replication/repair protein RecF (All proteins in this family for which functions are known are DNA-binding proteins that assist the filamentation of RecA onto DNA for the initiation of recombination or recombinational repair.), with product MIAFDAPAAVLEAGISARDREFRTRVELYRDRRRKMWVNQVPAKNSAALSQVYHTVFFCPDDLYLIREGAAARRRFMDTALCQLRPRYAAALAEYHRLYDHKTRILRDSEERPDLLELLPDFNERMVRFGAVLVHYRRQFAEALNRYAARHHRECSGGRERLEVTYQTVSSVTDPAAEVEVLTEQLRAHMESHQGAERASRMCLSGPHKDDLVITIDGREAKSYSSQGQTRTAALALKLAEREIYQNATGEYPVLLLDDVLSELDPRRQEFVLNRIAGDRCSSPAVRMTGCPKCWAGRCSM from the coding sequence ATGATTGCCTTCGATGCGCCCGCCGCTGTGCTGGAAGCCGGGATCTCCGCCCGAGACCGGGAGTTCCGCACCCGGGTGGAGCTGTACCGGGACCGGCGGCGGAAGATGTGGGTGAATCAGGTGCCTGCCAAAAACAGCGCCGCCCTGAGTCAGGTGTACCACACCGTATTCTTCTGCCCGGATGACCTGTATCTGATCCGGGAGGGGGCCGCCGCCCGGCGGCGCTTCATGGACACCGCACTCTGCCAGTTGCGGCCGAGATACGCGGCCGCTCTGGCGGAGTACCACCGGCTCTATGACCACAAGACCCGCATTCTGCGGGACAGTGAGGAGCGGCCGGATCTCCTGGAGCTGCTGCCGGACTTCAACGAGCGGATGGTTCGTTTCGGCGCTGTGCTGGTCCACTACCGCCGGCAGTTCGCGGAGGCGCTGAACCGCTATGCCGCCCGCCACCATCGGGAGTGCTCCGGCGGAAGGGAGCGCCTGGAGGTCACCTATCAGACTGTTTCCTCCGTCACGGACCCGGCGGCGGAGGTGGAGGTCCTCACGGAGCAGCTCCGGGCCCACATGGAATCCCACCAGGGGGCGGAGCGGGCCTCCCGGATGTGCCTCTCCGGCCCCCACAAGGACGATCTGGTCATCACCATCGACGGCCGGGAGGCCAAATCCTACTCTTCCCAGGGTCAGACCCGCACCGCGGCTCTGGCGCTGAAGCTGGCGGAGCGGGAAATCTACCAGAACGCCACCGGCGAATACCCGGTGCTGCTGCTGGATGACGTTCTCAGTGAGCTGGATCCCCGCCGGCAGGAGTTCGTTCTCAACCGCATCGCGGGGGACAGGTGTTCATCACCTGCTGTGAGGATGACCGGCTGCCCCAAATGCTGGGCGGGAAGGTGTTCCATGTGA